A genomic region of Plasmodium falciparum 3D7 genome assembly, chromosome: 11 contains the following coding sequences:
- a CDS encoding alpha/beta hydrolase fold domain containing protein, putative, whose product MASYSKDSDLGECIKYVHLKEDKKEEDNLYSNDKDVEYFENLFDYEYDEDDEESTGGRRFGLTFFILGCMTICGFRGRMVKKMAFVPPIIKGYNIENDNKFIFHNSHHEEIKELMQINNIDINYKKLKRGSTEVSVIMLYKKPLDLNKQTILYSHGNTTDIGYMTPFLLNLVTSNNVNVFSYDYSGYGLSNKDPSEKNCYKSIKMSYDYLTKDLNIKPENIIVYGHSLGSATSCYLINLKNVKVGGCILQSPLYSGLRLLLPLDYKKEMPWFDVFKNDKRLKNIPLLPLFIMHGKNDRDIPYQHSEYLLKIVKKNFAKKVQKNKSQFLRNKKINHLDVHDSILRFWGVENADHNDIDEKNPELFYHKLGEFLSYCSKFNMNE is encoded by the exons atggCATCATATAGTAAAGATAGTGATTTAGGTGAATGTATTAAGTATGTACATTtaaaagaagataaaaaGGAGGAAGATAACTTATATTCTAATGATAAAGATGTAgaatattttgaaaatttatttgactatgaatatgatgaagatgatgaagaatcAACAGGAGGAAGAAGATTTGGATTGACTTTTTTCATTCTTGGTTGTATGACCATATG cgGGTTTAGGGGACGCATGGTGAAAAAAATGGCCTTTGTTCCTCCAATCATTAAAggatataatatagaaaatgataataaattcaTCTTTCATAACAGTCATCATGAAGAAATTAAAGAATTGATGCAGATAAATAATATcgatataaattataaaaaactaAAAAGAGGTTCGACGGAAGTATCTGttataatgttatataaGAAACCTTTGGATTTAAATAAACAgacaatattatattcacATGGGAATACTACAGATATTGGTTATATGAcaccatttttattaaatctaGTTACTTCTAACAATGTGAATGTATTTTCATATGATTATAGTGGTTATGGATTAAGTAATAAAGATCCTAGTGAAAAGAATTGTTATAAGAGTATTAAGATGTCATATGATTACTTAACTAaagatttaaatataaaaccagaaaatattattgtatatGGGCATAGTTTAGGTTCAGCTACTAGttgttatttaattaatttaaaaaatgtaaaagtaGGTGGTTGTATTCTACAGTCACCTTTATATAGTGGTTTAAGATTATTACTACCTTtagattataaaaaagaaatgccATGGTTTGATGtctttaaaaatgataaacgtttaaaaaatattcctcTCCTtcctttatttattatgcATGGTAAGAATGATAGAGATATTCCTTATCAACATTctgaatatttattaaaaattgtaaaaaaaaattttgcaAAAAAAGTacagaaaaataaatcacagtttttaagaaataaaaagatcAATCATTTAGATGTACATGATTCAATACTTCGATTCTGGGGAGTTGAAAATGCTGACCATAATGAtatagatgaaaaaaatccTGAGCtattttatcataaattAGGTGAGTTCTTATCATACTGTTCTAAATTTAATATGAAcgaataa